A single genomic interval of Babylonia areolata isolate BAREFJ2019XMU chromosome 26, ASM4173473v1, whole genome shotgun sequence harbors:
- the LOC143300520 gene encoding uncharacterized protein LOC143300520 — protein sequence MFLRFVRMACDTLGPRGDEQCGCHQLWIMFCSNLQEKPSAITSFRGNRFNNLFSAAAGLIHHRDDIIQFFRRRPPSNLKQTSVEADAKCDAVNTMVLGLAVMYIYITGPFWNLVNSNIHYLDQHQFIQPMHSCLKELAAHPDLLISDVPDDFESVRLRNTLVADSVLQAVANVSEDHKPLLLAVFKAVAKHFVQVVERQLGDFLPDGKYGRPPTEEARQRMQHCQLTNLLGEACFADLDYSMFKNRGATLHHHSTANMAKRNRPVSSWLFSKSAEERLKLMQQSRKLGPEMRLADRQQQLLVLSQLQEAMEVEEEKNRQKEKRKLQIRQKVADEVAALGGPCRSQTDVEALLQRFDSKTDKTNAVKTQIRYLRILLQVTDDRLQLSNLSLEAMCRNLSSYLEDQYGDQEQLHGPDADISLREEIPEDDEDEDVGEYTDAPYVFSAQGQTVAVFYDEGFFIGQVLQVHSDNKADISFMLQKNNTNIFRWPQSDKINTVESIYVFFSDFDLIPTNRVWSVQEEQWKTLQMKWKQYIHTFC from the exons ATGTTTCTCAGGTTTGTGAGGATGGCATGTGACACTCTTGGTCCCAGAGGTGACGAACAGTGCGGCTGCCATCAACTTTGGATCATGTTCTGCAGCAACCTCCAGGAAAAGCCAAGTGCTATCACAAGCTTCCGTGGGAACAGATTTAATAATTTGTTCTCTGCAGCTGCAGGATTGATCCATCACAG GGACGATATCATCCAGTTTTTCAGACGCAGGCCCCCCTCCAACTTAAAGCAGACATCTGTTGAGGCTGATGCCAAGTGTGATGCTGTGAACACCATGGTTCTTGGACTGGCtgtcatgtatatatacattactGGTCCCTTTTGGAACCTGGTCAACAGCAACATCCACTACCTTGACCAGCACCAGTTCATCCAGCCAATGCACAGCtgtttgaag GAACTTGCAGCACATCCTGATCTATTGATCAGTGACGTCCCTGATGACTTTGAGTCAGTCAGACTGCGGAACACACTGGTTGCTGACTCTGTTCTTCAGGCTGTGGCAAATGTCTCTGAAGATCACAAACCGCTCCTGCTTGCTGTGTTTAAAGCTGTCGCTAAACACTTTGTGCAAGTGGTCGAGCGCCAGCTTGGTGATTTTCTCCCTGATGGGAAGTATGGCAGACCCCCAACAGAAGAAGCCAGACAGCGTATGCAGCACTGTCAGCTGACAAACCTACTTGGTGAAGCCTGCTTTGCTGATCTGGACTACTCCATGTTTAAGAACAGAGGAGCCACTCttcaccatcactccactgcaaacATGGCCAAGAGAAACAGGCCAGTGTCCAGCTGGTTATTCTCAAAGTCAGCAGAAGAGAGGTTAAAGCTGATGCAGCAGTCCAGAAAGCTGGGCCCAGAAATGCGCCTTGCAGACCGGCAGCAGCAGCTTCTTGTTCTTTCCCAACTGCAAGAAGCcatggaagtggaggaggagaaaaatagacaaaaggaaaagaggaagCTGCAGATCAGACAAAAAGTAGCTGATGAGGTTGCAGCACTTGGAGGCCCGTGTCGTTCGCAAACTGATGTTGAAGCACTCCTCCAAAGGTTTGactcaaaaacagacaaaacgaaTGCAGTCAAAACACAAATCCGATACCTGCGAATCCTCTTACAGGTCACCGATGACAGGCTTCAGCTGAGTAACCTCTCCCTAGAAGCCATGTGCCGTAACCTGTCATCATACCTGGAGGACCAGTATGGTGATCAGGAACAGCTGCATGGACCTGATGCGGATATCTCACTGAGAGAGGAGATACCTGAAGATGACGAGGATGAAGATGTAGGTGAATATACCGATGCCCCATATGTCTTCAGTGCTCAGGGTCAGACCGTGGCTGTCTTCTATGATGAAGGCTTCTTCATTGGCCAGGTGCTCCAAGTACACAGTGACAACAAAGCAGACATCAGCTTCATGttgcagaaaaacaacaccaacatcttCAGATGGCCCCAGTCTGACAAAATCAACACTGTAGAAAGCATCTATGTGTTTTTCAGTGACTTCGACCTGATTCCGACGAACAGAGTCTGGAGTGTGCAAGAGGAGCAATGGAAAACATTGCAGATGAAATGGaaacaatatatacacacattttgttAA